Proteins from one Panicum virgatum strain AP13 chromosome 7K, P.virgatum_v5, whole genome shotgun sequence genomic window:
- the LOC120640533 gene encoding uncharacterized protein LOC120640533 isoform X2, protein MLAHVRASLMLLCLMRWCPVGRQDYCCSLTPVATQFGCWGWRCCGEGDEPSHCMAMVRGLHFLQPARMEQSLPGREFSWLWRESSSCWNRILGPDQRWHGVGGGVVGGTRIIYTIEAWWNLSGPSIKVGDALAGMEGDGCLRRSGNLNSQKRRNSESGAGRRVNCSGGSGSTEASIDLNNSISSLPSKRQKVARPVAFCGFESESAANGLEHLHIKSQTGTVKESPCAAVEQIKSRDHGTGKGANENQEAGLVLAEVVADNAAPGRVDPWLAGCNMNHWDLNEQPAESSSTMCGVVNGGGAAIVSVDAEVSSTNQQVVGWKTRNCVSSRPDHRGKGIRENKCTGAGSYEVCRSKFRVHHQPCSGY, encoded by the exons ATGCTGGCCCATGTGAGGGCCTCGCTGATGTTGTTGTGCTTGATGCGGTGGTGCCCTGTAGGGAGACAGGATTATTGCTGTTCCCTGACTCCTGTAGCAACACAGTTTGGTTGTTGGGGTTGGCGTTGCTGTGGTGAAGGGGATGAACCATCGCATTGTATGGCAATGGTTCGTGGTCTGCATTTTTTGCAACCTGCAAGGATGGAGCAAAGTCTACCTGGAAGGGAGTTCAGTTGGCTTTGGCGTGAGTCCAGCAGTTGCTGGAACAGAATTTTGGGTCCTGACCAGAGGTGGCATGGTGTAGGAGGCGGGGTCGTTGGTGGAACTAGAATAATATACACCATAGAAGCATGGTGGAACCTATCTGGACCGTCCATCAAG GTTGGTGATGCTTTGGCCGGAATGGAAGGCGATGGATGCTTGCGGCGGAGCGGCAACTTGAACTCGCAGAAGAGAAGAAACAGCGAGTCCGGTGCTGGGAGAAG AGTAAATTGCAGTGGAGGTTCGGGAAGCACGGAGGCATCAATTGACCTGAACAATTCTATAAG TTCATTGCCCAGCAAAAGGCAAAAAGTAGCAAGGCCTGTTGCGTTCTGTGGGTTCGAATCTGAATCGGCAGCTAATGGTTTAGAACACCTGCACATAAAGAG CCAAACTGGGACGGTGAAAGAGAGCCCATGTGCTGCAGTTGAACAGATTAAATCACG GGATCACGGTACTGGCAAAGGAGCTAATGAAAATCAAGAAGCTGGTTTAGTTTTGGCGGAGGTTGTTGCCGACAATGCTGCACCAGGCCGGGTTGATCCATG GTTAGCTGGCTGTAACATGAATCATTGGGACCTTAATGAGCAACCAGCAGAGAGCTCAAGCACTATGTGTGGCGTAGTAAATGGTGGGGGTGCTGCAATTGTGTCAGTAGATGCTGAAGTCTCAAGCACTAATCAACAAGTAGTTGGCtggaagacaag GAATTGCGTGAGCAGCAGGCCAGATCATAGGGGAAAAGGAATTAGGGAAAACAAGTGCACTGGAGCAGGCTCTTATGAAGTTTGCAGATCGAAATTCAGAGTACATCATCAACCCTGCAGTGGGTACTGA
- the LOC120640533 gene encoding uncharacterized protein LOC120640533 isoform X1 gives MLAHVRASLMLLCLMRWCPVGRQDYCCSLTPVATQFGCWGWRCCGEGDEPSHCMAMVRGLHFLQPARMEQSLPGREFSWLWRESSSCWNRILGPDQRWHGVGGGVVGGTRIIYTIEAWWNLSGPSIKVGDALAGMEGDGCLRRSGNLNSQKRRNSESGAGRRYYILLIRVNCSGGSGSTEASIDLNNSISSLPSKRQKVARPVAFCGFESESAANGLEHLHIKSQTGTVKESPCAAVEQIKSRDHGTGKGANENQEAGLVLAEVVADNAAPGRVDPWLAGCNMNHWDLNEQPAESSSTMCGVVNGGGAAIVSVDAEVSSTNQQVVGWKTRNCVSSRPDHRGKGIRENKCTGAGSYEVCRSKFRVHHQPCSGY, from the exons ATGCTGGCCCATGTGAGGGCCTCGCTGATGTTGTTGTGCTTGATGCGGTGGTGCCCTGTAGGGAGACAGGATTATTGCTGTTCCCTGACTCCTGTAGCAACACAGTTTGGTTGTTGGGGTTGGCGTTGCTGTGGTGAAGGGGATGAACCATCGCATTGTATGGCAATGGTTCGTGGTCTGCATTTTTTGCAACCTGCAAGGATGGAGCAAAGTCTACCTGGAAGGGAGTTCAGTTGGCTTTGGCGTGAGTCCAGCAGTTGCTGGAACAGAATTTTGGGTCCTGACCAGAGGTGGCATGGTGTAGGAGGCGGGGTCGTTGGTGGAACTAGAATAATATACACCATAGAAGCATGGTGGAACCTATCTGGACCGTCCATCAAG GTTGGTGATGCTTTGGCCGGAATGGAAGGCGATGGATGCTTGCGGCGGAGCGGCAACTTGAACTCGCAGAAGAGAAGAAACAGCGAGTCCGGTGCTGGGAGAAGGTATTACATCTTGCTCATTCG AGTAAATTGCAGTGGAGGTTCGGGAAGCACGGAGGCATCAATTGACCTGAACAATTCTATAAG TTCATTGCCCAGCAAAAGGCAAAAAGTAGCAAGGCCTGTTGCGTTCTGTGGGTTCGAATCTGAATCGGCAGCTAATGGTTTAGAACACCTGCACATAAAGAG CCAAACTGGGACGGTGAAAGAGAGCCCATGTGCTGCAGTTGAACAGATTAAATCACG GGATCACGGTACTGGCAAAGGAGCTAATGAAAATCAAGAAGCTGGTTTAGTTTTGGCGGAGGTTGTTGCCGACAATGCTGCACCAGGCCGGGTTGATCCATG GTTAGCTGGCTGTAACATGAATCATTGGGACCTTAATGAGCAACCAGCAGAGAGCTCAAGCACTATGTGTGGCGTAGTAAATGGTGGGGGTGCTGCAATTGTGTCAGTAGATGCTGAAGTCTCAAGCACTAATCAACAAGTAGTTGGCtggaagacaag GAATTGCGTGAGCAGCAGGCCAGATCATAGGGGAAAAGGAATTAGGGAAAACAAGTGCACTGGAGCAGGCTCTTATGAAGTTTGCAGATCGAAATTCAGAGTACATCATCAACCCTGCAGTGGGTACTGA
- the LOC120640533 gene encoding uncharacterized protein LOC120640533 isoform X3: MLAHVRASLMLLCLMRWCPVGRQDYCCSLTPVATQFGCWGWRCCGEGDEPSHCMAMVRGLHFLQPARMEQSLPGREFSWLWRESSSCWNRILGPDQRWHGVGGGVVGGTRIIYTIEAWWNLSGPSIKVGDALAGMEGDGCLRRSGNLNSQKRRNSESGAGRRYYILLIRVNCSGGSGSTEASIDLNNSISSLPSKRQKVARPVAFCGFESESAANGLEHLHIKRDHGTGKGANENQEAGLVLAEVVADNAAPGRVDPWLAGCNMNHWDLNEQPAESSSTMCGVVNGGGAAIVSVDAEVSSTNQQVVGWKTRNCVSSRPDHRGKGIRENKCTGAGSYEVCRSKFRVHHQPCSGY; encoded by the exons ATGCTGGCCCATGTGAGGGCCTCGCTGATGTTGTTGTGCTTGATGCGGTGGTGCCCTGTAGGGAGACAGGATTATTGCTGTTCCCTGACTCCTGTAGCAACACAGTTTGGTTGTTGGGGTTGGCGTTGCTGTGGTGAAGGGGATGAACCATCGCATTGTATGGCAATGGTTCGTGGTCTGCATTTTTTGCAACCTGCAAGGATGGAGCAAAGTCTACCTGGAAGGGAGTTCAGTTGGCTTTGGCGTGAGTCCAGCAGTTGCTGGAACAGAATTTTGGGTCCTGACCAGAGGTGGCATGGTGTAGGAGGCGGGGTCGTTGGTGGAACTAGAATAATATACACCATAGAAGCATGGTGGAACCTATCTGGACCGTCCATCAAG GTTGGTGATGCTTTGGCCGGAATGGAAGGCGATGGATGCTTGCGGCGGAGCGGCAACTTGAACTCGCAGAAGAGAAGAAACAGCGAGTCCGGTGCTGGGAGAAGGTATTACATCTTGCTCATTCG AGTAAATTGCAGTGGAGGTTCGGGAAGCACGGAGGCATCAATTGACCTGAACAATTCTATAAG TTCATTGCCCAGCAAAAGGCAAAAAGTAGCAAGGCCTGTTGCGTTCTGTGGGTTCGAATCTGAATCGGCAGCTAATGGTTTAGAACACCTGCACATAAAGAG GGATCACGGTACTGGCAAAGGAGCTAATGAAAATCAAGAAGCTGGTTTAGTTTTGGCGGAGGTTGTTGCCGACAATGCTGCACCAGGCCGGGTTGATCCATG GTTAGCTGGCTGTAACATGAATCATTGGGACCTTAATGAGCAACCAGCAGAGAGCTCAAGCACTATGTGTGGCGTAGTAAATGGTGGGGGTGCTGCAATTGTGTCAGTAGATGCTGAAGTCTCAAGCACTAATCAACAAGTAGTTGGCtggaagacaag GAATTGCGTGAGCAGCAGGCCAGATCATAGGGGAAAAGGAATTAGGGAAAACAAGTGCACTGGAGCAGGCTCTTATGAAGTTTGCAGATCGAAATTCAGAGTACATCATCAACCCTGCAGTGGGTACTGA